AATGAAGAAGTTGGTAGTGGCTATTATTGCTCTGGCTTTAATAGGAGTAATGGCAGGCTGTGTGCAGAAACCAGAAGTGACGCCGCCGCCAGAGGCAACACCTACAGTGACACCAAAAGTAACACCAAAGGTGACGCCTGCATCAACACCAGTGGAAGTAAAACCACAACCTCAGGTGAAGACGAGTTGCGATATGTGTCATAAGAGGGAATCAACAGCGAATTTGAAAGCTCATGTGGAAGGTGGACTGCTGGTGAATGGTAAACCTGGCTGTTTTGACTATGCAGGCAAGTCGAATCTTGCGAGTGGCTGTCATGGTCGTAAGAATGCCACTGTGCATACTGTTCATCCCTCAACAGTTGGATGTATAGTATGCCATGGCAAGATACCGACGATACCGAAGAAAGGACCAGGAGGTACGACCTGTGAGGAATGTCACGGCTATCCTGAGCCATTAAAGCCGAGCAAAGGGAATCTTGTGAATATACATCTTTCAAGGGGTAAGGACTGCACAGTTTGCCATGTCGGGGAGATATCTCAGATACATGGTCTGAAGTGAAGTAGTAGACCGTTCTTTCTCTCCCTCCCCCCTTCCTTTTTTTATTCAATTCAAGAGATAAAAGAAGAGAGTATCTTGATCAGACTTATCTGGTGAGTGGTTATATCAAAAACGGAAGATATGAGTACTTTTTTGTTGTATAATCTTTCTTCATCACCTGTGGCTGTGGATGTGAAGATGCCCCACAGCCATTTATTCACACCACCAAGAAGACTTAGACTTATCTTCCCCGCAGAGGAATCCTGCATCGTCATCGACGGCTGCACTTCGCTGCACTCTTCAACATACAGGAACCTGATGATACTTGTCCCGGGGATAGTAATCTTATAGGTACCAGGAACCTTTTTGGTCACGTAGAAATGAAACGTCTTCGATTCCATGTGGTCTAAGGTGACAGAAGTTTCTGCTTCTTTCTCTCCATTTATCACCAGTGCAATTTTTCCCGTTCCTCTCTCTCCTGCATTCCTCACAGTAACCGATACCTTCACGGACTCGTTCGGCTTCACTGCAAATTTGTCTACCCACATGTCTATCACCTGGAACTTTGTACCACTGAGCATAGCTAACGGAGTAGCAATCGGAGCTGTAATCGGCTTTTCCCTCTCTTCTTTACTCACATGCGGGCGTACGGAAAACCAGATACTTGTCATCTCCTCTAAAGAATCGGATATGGATTTCAATGCTCCTAAATCGTCTAAATCGTCTGCATCACTACTGGTCTCAAAGAAGTCGCGCAGATCATCAAATTCATCTTCATTATTGAATATGCTCTTCAGCGTACCTGTCACCTCCACCATCCGCTCCAGTTCATCTACCCTCGCCTTGTCCAGACGATTATACGCGAATATCCTCAATTTATAATTGCCATACAGCCACCATGAAGGTATTTTCTTTGTATACACAACGTAGGCACCACGATCATAGTCCCTTCGGGTCACTTCCTTATACTCCATAGAGACCACATGATCCCGTGGATCCTCAATGACGAAGAAGAACTTGACAGCCACAAATCCATCATAATTCACGTTCTTCATCTCCGTATACACTTTAAGCGTGCTCCCCCGGGTAAGAGTGCTACTTGCAGGCACATAATCATTAAAACCACGAACATCAGAGACAATCACTGCTTTCACAGCCGCTACAACAGAGACGGAAGAAGCAAGAAGCAATAACGAAATCAGCATTACTAATATTACTGATATACTTCGCCCTTTCATTTCTATACTTCCTTTATAGCCTAAACATATTTAAAATTTAAAATTTAAAAGCATAATAAGAATAGCTTCTGATTTTGCACGATTAGAGTGGGAGTTGCCCAAGGTCGAATTTCATGCCATCGCGCGCCGCTATTACTTCCACACCCGTCTCCTCGCTTATCCGCTTCGCTATCTCCCAGGGCTTATTTCTCAGCATCGTCATGCCGAAATGTGTGAGAATCGCCACCTTTGGTCTCCTTATCTCTATTATCCGCCTCGCATCTTCCACACAGAGATGCTGTACACCCTCCCTCCTCCTGTACATCGCTACGTTCATCACGAGCACCTGACCATCATAATGATCCTCCAGGCTCGGGAAATAAAGTGTATCGGAGATAAAAGAGACCTTTGTCCTTGTCTCCCCCCTCTCTTTTATGTTCAGTCCATAGGTCTCAACGCCATGAACATGCCTCTTCGGGGTGTTTATCTCCAGCTTACCGATGGAATAAATCCCACCCTCTCTCATCACTTCGATTCTTTGCAGAAGCTTTTTGTAATAATCCAGGACAACTGCATCACCACCATTTGTAATTGCATCCCTGGGACAAAGCAGTATCCCCCTGGGCTTGAATCCTCCCTCTGTCATCGCTTCTATCATCACATTCACATCATTTGAATGGTCTAAGTGCTTATGAGTCAGGATGATGCCACGGAGCTTAGCAGGATTGATCTTCGGCTTTGTTGTTGCAAATCGCACCAATGTACCGGGACCAGGGTCTATAAGGATATTCGTACCCTTTAAAGAGAGAACAGTACCAGCCGAAGACCGGAACTGGGTTATCATGACGAACCTTGCACCCGCGGTACCAAGAAATCTTATCTCATCCCTATCCTT
Above is a genomic segment from Methanophagales archaeon containing:
- a CDS encoding MBL fold metallo-hydrolase, which codes for MTAKDRDEIRFLGTAGARFVMITQFRSSAGTVLSLKGTNILIDPGPGTLVRFATTKPKINPAKLRGIILTHKHLDHSNDVNVMIEAMTEGGFKPRGILLCPRDAITNGGDAVVLDYYKKLLQRIEVMREGGIYSIGKLEINTPKRHVHGVETYGLNIKERGETRTKVSFISDTLYFPSLEDHYDGQVLVMNVAMYRRREGVQHLCVEDARRIIEIRRPKVAILTHFGMTMLRNKPWEIAKRISEETGVEVIAARDGMKFDLGQLPL